In Antennarius striatus isolate MH-2024 chromosome 8, ASM4005453v1, whole genome shotgun sequence, a single window of DNA contains:
- the LOC137600177 gene encoding ubinuclein-2-like has translation MAEPRKVQFVTLSAFAAGAASECRKRRLEDEADFNFGRAGEVEAATGAGGTASNGRLRQTGDSDRVGADKRATVRLSLSLSEPDDLSSVEFNYGELIQNLQAKNKPPSVSSSHNLDDPFNDEDRERLQVEALAKKFENKYGDIGKKKRKDRMQDLVDIGFGYDETDPFIDNSEAYDELVPASLTTKLGGFYINTGMLQFRAASDSEGEGDKKPDDDKELVMKKRKKKEVNSLEEKSPKKNRVPKQGVASFNLHRPEKKKRKKLMKDSLYLAAMLRRFTREKEDVKKRNPNMAHPGLAGPEANKPHSTNSTNHLLTSNSTHLQGNTTSNDVSLADLTSDPAVMSLLGSVNEKELQDLLGDLDFTLLDTDQHAMVAARENGILGVGVPTLKAAATGGVGPQGRSLGSSSGLFSPPPLPDGLPAPLIKRIEDLRAASQQFDQEGRKKFFTLDMNNILLDIELQVQEQPPEVRSNIYSHMEAFVPCNKEALLKRMKKLSLNIQDDRLRTPLLKLKLAVCSVMPEQIAKYNMDCMAKVAKQQSEEGDKNGSEEEDEEKPGKRVMGPRKKFVWDDKLRNLLCGLVRVKLSCYEMENQCALSVEDYLKAFLENEVKPLWPKGWMQARILLKESLSVHGHLTGNPVKRRTLPGPKVKAKEVLWIHKPPLGVTCTPSLPTSTSTLTSTRQAVSFSPSEPICLSDSLDEDLTAPSLDSISHALALLSNASKGLGPSDSPLSPPPLQIPTSSPPPVAPHYPSASQLSASLSNTQQHSLLKADAAQLAASAGTTTTLPTSSPTSSSVVSSMARVQAVGLPPASRTANGPYGPIKGQTHTQRVTTMASTNHRPSLTMAGSGKIHPHPSSLSPPKQRPPPTASPLMAPHQKGFVSPVGRLGTLGGAPGLIKSSAKVSSNGSAVSSSVTPSSSPSCLSRSISTTHPGVQPYCPPSPAASLPSPTNQTLHSSQAKPHTHHHHQPNFITPMQATITKSSHSSNSSPIIKLTPRPPAPTPPPSSSPSPSSSPSQQLSHQIIVSQQQQQQHQYVPKVFRLPFSVSGGGQVKQTQSICSVAGGPKTQSTTSNSSVISSTTTSKGAAACSHPDKTPSTSTAPSVSANHSQRQRVVGGASQSAKAGNGWPNSGTLATSSTTSHLSQVSTAGTSLLGSPSALPLGFGMLGGLVPVSLPFQFPSLLNFSSPGAAGFGSAQSSNSGYPLAHSDLMDLYKSLQSGSQAALPPHLQAAFSDANQSQGGETKRKSH, from the exons ATGGCCGAACCGAGAAAAGTGCAGTTTGTCACCCTGTCGGCCTTCGCAGCTGGGGCAGCCTCGGAGTGTAGGAAACGCCGGCTGGAGGATGAGGCCGACTTTAACTTCGGCAGAGCCGGGGAGGTCGAGGCAGCGACCGGGGCAGGAGGGACTGCCAGCAATGGTCGACTCCGTCAAACCGGCGACAGCGACAGGGTTGGAGCCGATAAGCGAGCGACGGTGCGGCTCAGCCTGTCCCTGTCCGAGCCGGACGACCTTTCCTCCGTCGAGTTTAATTACGGCGAACTCATCCAGAATCTCCAG GCAAAGAATAAACCTCCAAGTGTTTCTTCATCCCACAATCTTGACGACCCCTTCAATGATGAGGACAGAGAACGCCTCCAGGTTGAGGCCCTGgcaaaaaagtttgaaaataaatat GGTGACAtaggaaagaagaagaggaaggacagAATGCAGGACCTGGTTGATATCGGCTTCGGTTACGACGAGACAGACCCCTTTATTGACAATTCAGAAGCT TATGATGAACTGGTGCCTGCATCTTTGACCACAAAGCTGGGAGGATTTTATATAAACACAGGCATGCTGCAGTTCAGAGCAGCTTCTGACTCTGAGGGAGAGGGTGACAAG AAGCCAGATGACGACAAGGAGCTGGtgatgaagaaaaggaaaaaaaaggaagtaaacAGTTTAGAAGAAAAGAGCCCAAAGAAGAACAGGGTACCCAAACAAGG AGTTGCATCTTTCAACCTCCATCGgccagaaaagaagaagagaaagaaactaATGAAGGATTCGTTATATCTAGCGGCCATGCTCCGCCGCTTCACCCGGGAGAAGGAGGACGTGAAGAAAAGGAACCCCAACATGGCTCACCCTGGCCTGGCTGGGCCTGAGGCCAACAAGCCTCACTCTACCAACTCAACAAACCACCTGTTAACCTCCAACTCCACCCACCTGCAGGGCAACACGACCAGCAATGACGTCTCGCTGGCAGACCTCACCTCGGACCCCGCCGTGATGTCATTGCTCGGTTCGGTCAATGAGAAGGAACTCCAGGATCTCCTAGGTGACCTAGACTTCACCTTGTTGGACACTGACCAGCACGCAATGGTTGCAGCCCGGGAGAACGGCATATTGGGTGTTGGTGTTCCAACTCttaaagcagcagcaacaggaggAGTAGGTCCCCAAGGGCGAAGCCTGGGGTCTTCAAGTGGGCTGTTTTCACCACCCCCACTGCCTGACGGACTGCCTGCTCCGCTTATTAAACGCATCGAGGACCTGAGGGCG GCCTCGCAGCAGTTTGATCAAGAGGGCAGGAAGAAATTCTTCACTTTGGACATGAATAACATTCTCCTGGA TATTGAGTTGCAGGTCCAGGAGCAGCCTCCTGAGGTGCGCTCAAACATCTACTCCCACATGGAGGCGTTCGTTCCGTGCAACAAAGAAGCCCTCCTCAAACGCATGAAGAAGCTCAGTCTTAACATCCAG GATGACCGACTGCGGACACCGTTGCTGAAGCTGAAGTTGGCAGTGTGCAGTGTGATGCCAGAACAGATAGCAAAATATAACATGGACTGCATGGCCAAGGTTGCAAa GCAGCAGTCAGAGGAGGGTGATAAGAACGGctcggaggaggaggatgaggagaaacCAGGGAAAAGGGTGATGGGCCCCCGCAAGAAGTTTGTCTGGGATGACAAACTCAG GAACCTGCTGTGCGGCTTGGTACGAGTGAAGCTAAGCTGCTATGAGATGGAGAACCAATGTGCTCTGTCTGTGGAGGACTACCTCAAGGCCTTCTTAGAGAACGAGGTCAAACCACTGTGGCCTAAGGGCTGGATGCaggccag GATTTTGTTGAAGGAGAGTCTTTCCGTTCACGGTCACCTCACTGGAAACCC AGTCAAGAGGAGAACGTTGCCAGGACCCAAGGTCAAAGCCAAG GAGGTTCTTTGGATCCACAAACCCCCTCTCGGCGTGACCTGCACCCCGTCTTTACCCACCTCCACATCCACTCTGACCTCGACTCGTCAGGCTGTCTCTTTCTCGCCCTCGGAGCCCATCTGTCTGTCGGACTCTCTGGACGAGGATCTGACCGCTCCTTCTCTGGACTCCATCTCCCACGCTCTGGCCCTCCTCAGCAACGCCTCCAAGGGCCTGGGCCCCTCAGACAGTCCCTTATCACCACCGCCGTTGCAGATTCCCACTTCTTCTCCCCCTCCTGTCGCCCCCCACTACCCCTCAGCCTCCCAACTCTCCGCCTCCTTATCCAACACGCAGCAACATTCCCTCTTGAAGGCAGACGCCGCTCAGCTGGCCGCGTCTGCCGGGACGACGACAACGCTTCCGACCTCTTCTCCTACCTCGTCTTCCGTCGTCTCCTCCATGGCTCGCGTGCAGGCGGTGGGCCTGCCCCCGGCCTCCAGGACTGCGAACGGTCCCTACGGCCCGATCAAAGGTCAAACCCACACTCAGAGAGTCACTACGATGgcatcaaccaatcacaggccGAGCTTGACAATGGCTGGGAGTGGCAAGATCCATCCACACCCATCCTCCCTTTCACCTCCGAAGCAGAGACCTCCTCCCACAGCTTCCCCTCTAATGGCCCCCCATCAGAAGGGGTTTGTGAGCCCAGTGGGGAGACTGGGAACTCTGGGAGGGGCCCCAGGACTGATCAAGAGCAGTGCCAAAGTCAGCAGCAACGGCAGCGCTGTGAGCAGCAGCGTCACGccatcttcctccccttcctgtttgtctcgCTCCATCTCCACCACCCACCCCGGCGTGCAGCCCTACTGCCCCCCCTCTCCAGCGGCCTCTTTGCCGTCCCCCACCAATCAAACCTTGCACTCCTCTCAAGCtaaaccccacacacaccatcaccaccagccCAACTTCATCACGCCCATGCAGGCCACCATCACCAAGTCGTCCCACAGCAGCAACTCGTCTCCCATCATCAAGCTCACCCCCCGTCCTCCCGCGCCCACCCCGCCTCCCTCGTCCTCTCCTTCCCCGTCTTCTTCGCCCTCCCAACAGCTTTCGCATCAGATAATTGTcagtcagcagcagcaacaacaacaccagTATGTCCCCAAAGTATTTCGGCTGCCCTTCAGCGTATCGGGGGGTGGGCAGGTAAAGCAAACACAGAGCATCTGCAGCGTCGCCGGAGGCCCCAAGACTCAGTCCACCACCAGTAACAGTAGCGTCAtcagcagcaccaccaccagTAAAGGAGCGGCCGCATGCAGTCACCCGGACAAGACGCCCTCGACATCCACCGCACCTTcagtctcagccaatcacagccagaGGCAGAgggtggtgggcggggctagcCAGAGCGCAAAGGCAGGAAACGGTTGGCCGAACTCTGGAACTTTGGCCACGTCCTCCACAACGTCACACCTCTCACAG GTATCAACAGCAGGAACTTCCCTCCTGGGCAGTCCGTCAGCTCTTCCCCTGGGCTTTGGGATGTTGGGGGGCCTCGTGCCCGTCTCTCTCCCCTTCCAATTCCCATCTTTGCTCAATTTTAGCTCTCCTGGAGCCGCTGGCTTTGGCTCAGCCCAGAGCTCCAACTCAGGATACCCCCTAGCACACAGCGACCTAATGG aTCTGTACAAGAGTCTTCAGTCAGGGTCGCAGGCTGCCCTACCTCCTCACTTGCAGGCTGCTTTTTCAG ATGCGAACCAAAGCCAGGGCGGAGAAACGAAGAGGAAATCCCACTGA